A portion of the Sphingobacterium spiritivorum genome contains these proteins:
- a CDS encoding FecR family protein: MEFDKEKAWNNIQGRIHKKQQKDKKTNRLLSALIAVLIISGSFSYFWLKQSSNAPQMITVTTAANEIKTIVLADSSRIILNSNTSITYPTAFEHPVREVHLLSGEASFAISHDATRPFHVWYKESKIEVHGTYFNVNTYSPTVYVTLKEGLISFHHGTFQQMLHPGQRLQFSPSDLKVQIREVNAEQELSWQSGKWVFQEIPLETALSRIALYYGKEFKQSNPTATYPALTLSLDKKTLQLSALLDAIAQVSHSRITLEANQLILH; the protein is encoded by the coding sequence ATGGAATTTGACAAAGAAAAAGCCTGGAATAATATTCAAGGAAGAATTCATAAGAAGCAACAGAAAGACAAGAAAACCAACCGGTTATTATCTGCATTAATTGCAGTATTGATAATTTCAGGAAGCTTCTCGTACTTCTGGTTAAAGCAGTCCTCCAATGCTCCGCAAATGATTACAGTAACGACTGCAGCCAATGAAATCAAAACAATTGTACTGGCTGACAGCAGCAGAATTATATTGAACAGCAATACCTCTATTACATATCCTACAGCATTTGAACATCCGGTTCGTGAGGTACATCTGTTATCAGGAGAAGCTTCTTTTGCTATCAGTCATGATGCCACACGCCCTTTTCATGTATGGTATAAAGAAAGTAAAATAGAAGTACACGGAACATACTTTAATGTGAATACATACAGTCCAACGGTATACGTGACATTGAAAGAAGGATTAATCTCCTTCCACCATGGCACATTTCAGCAGATGTTGCATCCCGGACAACGACTGCAATTCTCGCCGTCTGACCTCAAGGTGCAGATCAGAGAGGTAAATGCAGAACAGGAACTCTCATGGCAGTCCGGAAAATGGGTTTTTCAGGAAATTCCGCTTGAAACAGCTTTGTCCCGTATAGCCTTATATTACGGCAAAGAGTTTAAACAAAGCAATCCTACAGCGACCTATCCCGCTCTGACACTGAGTCTTGATAAAAAGACACTTCAGTTGTCCGCACTTCTGGATGCCATAGCACAAGTCAGTCACAGCCGTATTACTTTGGAAGCCAATCAACTTATTCTACACTAA
- a CDS encoding SusC/RagA family TonB-linked outer membrane protein yields the protein MRLTILLLIISLVQVNAETLAQRISLHKRKASLESVLKEIRKQSGYDFFYDGKILPKNHKVDVALTGSTVDEALEATLKGLPVEYKIENRSVVLRLQKTTSGVKREDLVKITGVVTDSIGVRIQGVSVANKTTGSVTSTNAEGTFTIEANEGNILVFSSVGYIRQEVRVGNESQLMVVMKQLESQLDQVVVTALGIKKSTRSLTYNVQEIKGEELTRNKDANFVNSLTGKIAGVTINASSSGIGGATRVVMRGTKSITGNNNALYVVDGVPILNTTDLRTNKPAGQIDDIFSANTSSDIISLINPDDIESISTLTGAAAAALYGSQGQNGVIVINTKSGKSGKTSLSLLNNTNFMKPLVMPKFQNTYGRSDEGSYYSWGPKLTEPSTYRPAEFFQTAVTSMTGFTFSTGKENNQTFFSGGMTRGKGIIPNNNLNRYNFSFRNTSSFLEDKLELDLNGMYLSQMERNMVAQGLYHNPIVPVYLFPPGGNFEAIKVFERYNPDRLFPTQYWPYGGAPFQMQNPYWTANRILQESNTARLLLGGTLKYKVNNWLNITGRAKLDLTELRSDRKVYASTDMLFSGYGGAFFINENNTRAIYGDVLANVNKSFGDFLLVANVGGSRIESSSSFLAAGGGIAQGSPPNVFTTDNVSGSTGTGAGAGTARQPDKTSFQSMLGNFNLSYKNMLFLDGSYRYDWYSQLYFNKDSRLYLTYPSIGLSAILTEALPIKSNTLSYLKVRANFSQVGNPPRLYDGGPQVYLLAGGNINQNTPLRYPLRPERTSSWEAGLNLRLLRDRLNVDITLYNTNTYDQIFTITQSASSGGNQSFLLNAGRVNNKGIEGALGYNGNLGKVNWNSNVVFTLNRNTAKDLYSTVGSDGKRIATDTINVAGAGSYVQKVAVGGNMSAIYITSRLARDQNGYVSLNPGVSVDNRAYFYAGNADPDYSIGFNNSLTYKNFNLSFLIFGRFGGVGVSATQAMLDAYGVSQTTAEARDRGYVLVNGAPYPNVEQYYTQMGSGTNGVLAYYVYSATNIRLRELAFGYTIPKRFLGKWIKSLNASVIGNNLFLFYNKAPFDPESTPSSGTYFQGLDYFRQPSLRSFGFSIKAQF from the coding sequence ATGAGACTCACCATTTTGCTGCTTATCATTTCCCTAGTGCAGGTAAATGCGGAGACATTGGCACAGCGTATCTCGCTACACAAAAGAAAAGCCTCTCTGGAATCCGTACTGAAAGAAATACGTAAACAAAGCGGCTACGATTTTTTTTATGACGGAAAGATCCTTCCTAAAAATCACAAGGTAGATGTTGCATTGACAGGTTCTACAGTGGACGAAGCATTGGAAGCAACCTTAAAAGGACTTCCTGTTGAATATAAGATAGAAAACCGTTCGGTAGTGCTTCGTCTTCAGAAAACTACTTCAGGAGTGAAAAGAGAAGATCTGGTCAAAATAACGGGTGTTGTGACTGATTCTATCGGGGTCCGGATACAAGGAGTGTCTGTAGCAAATAAAACCACCGGATCAGTGACTTCTACAAATGCTGAAGGCACATTTACTATAGAAGCAAATGAAGGCAATATATTAGTCTTTTCTTCTGTAGGGTACATCCGTCAGGAAGTTCGCGTCGGGAATGAGTCTCAGCTCATGGTGGTTATGAAACAGTTGGAAAGCCAGCTGGATCAGGTCGTAGTAACGGCATTGGGTATAAAAAAATCTACACGTTCATTAACATATAATGTACAGGAAATAAAAGGTGAGGAACTTACCCGTAATAAAGATGCAAACTTTGTAAATAGTTTAACGGGAAAAATTGCTGGTGTCACCATAAATGCCAGCTCCTCCGGTATCGGTGGCGCTACACGGGTGGTGATGCGAGGTACAAAGTCTATTACAGGAAATAATAATGCATTGTATGTTGTAGACGGGGTTCCGATACTCAACACAACAGATTTACGTACCAATAAGCCGGCAGGACAAATAGATGACATCTTTTCGGCGAATACTTCCAGTGATATTATTTCTTTGATTAATCCGGATGATATTGAGAGTATATCTACATTGACAGGGGCTGCTGCTGCTGCACTTTATGGCAGTCAGGGACAAAATGGAGTCATTGTTATTAATACGAAGTCAGGCAAGAGTGGGAAAACAAGCCTTAGCCTTTTGAATAACACAAATTTTATGAAACCGCTGGTCATGCCCAAATTTCAAAATACCTACGGACGTAGTGATGAGGGTAGTTATTACAGTTGGGGACCAAAATTAACCGAGCCATCAACCTATCGTCCGGCGGAGTTTTTTCAGACTGCGGTTACATCCATGACAGGTTTTACATTTTCTACAGGTAAAGAAAACAATCAGACATTTTTCTCAGGTGGTATGACACGTGGAAAAGGTATTATTCCAAATAACAATCTCAATCGCTACAATTTTTCTTTCAGGAATACATCCAGTTTTTTAGAGGATAAATTAGAATTAGATTTGAATGGAATGTATCTTTCTCAGATGGAAAGAAACATGGTAGCACAGGGGCTTTATCACAATCCAATTGTACCTGTTTATCTCTTTCCTCCGGGGGGAAATTTTGAAGCCATAAAAGTATTCGAGCGTTATAATCCGGATCGTTTGTTTCCAACACAGTATTGGCCTTATGGTGGAGCACCTTTTCAGATGCAGAATCCCTACTGGACAGCTAATCGTATTCTTCAGGAGAGCAATACAGCCAGATTATTGTTGGGAGGAACTTTAAAATATAAGGTCAATAATTGGCTTAATATAACAGGGCGAGCTAAATTAGATTTGACAGAATTGAGATCAGATAGAAAGGTGTATGCCAGTACTGATATGCTGTTTTCGGGATATGGAGGCGCTTTTTTTATCAATGAGAATAACACACGTGCGATTTATGGGGATGTTTTGGCAAATGTTAACAAAAGTTTTGGTGATTTTTTGTTAGTAGCGAATGTGGGTGGTTCACGCATTGAATCTTCATCCAGTTTTCTGGCTGCCGGAGGAGGAATAGCACAAGGGTCTCCACCCAATGTTTTTACAACGGATAATGTTAGTGGTTCCACCGGTACCGGTGCTGGCGCTGGTACTGCAAGACAGCCAGATAAGACAAGTTTTCAGTCAATGCTGGGAAATTTTAACCTTTCGTATAAAAACATGTTATTTTTGGATGGTTCTTACCGCTATGATTGGTATTCACAACTCTATTTCAATAAGGACTCTCGTCTTTATCTGACCTATCCATCTATAGGTTTATCTGCAATATTGACCGAGGCTTTACCTATCAAATCTAATACATTATCCTATCTTAAAGTGCGGGCTAATTTTTCTCAGGTCGGAAATCCACCCCGTTTATATGACGGAGGACCACAGGTATATCTGCTAGCCGGAGGAAATATTAATCAGAATACGCCATTGCGTTATCCGTTGCGGCCAGAACGTACCAGTTCATGGGAAGCCGGTCTGAATCTGCGATTGTTGCGTGATAGGTTGAATGTAGATATTACCCTTTATAATACCAATACCTATGATCAGATCTTCACGATTACGCAGTCCGCGAGTAGTGGAGGAAATCAATCCTTCTTACTCAATGCCGGAAGAGTTAATAACAAGGGAATTGAGGGAGCTCTGGGCTACAACGGTAATTTGGGTAAGGTCAATTGGAATAGCAATGTTGTCTTTACACTCAATAGAAATACGGCTAAAGATCTGTATTCGACTGTTGGATCGGATGGTAAACGTATAGCTACAGATACAATCAATGTTGCAGGGGCAGGTAGTTACGTACAAAAAGTGGCTGTTGGAGGGAATATGAGTGCTATCTATATCACATCCAGACTGGCCAGAGACCAAAACGGATATGTCTCGTTAAATCCCGGAGTGTCTGTAGACAACCGTGCATATTTTTATGCAGGAAATGCAGATCCGGACTATAGTATAGGTTTTAACAACAGTTTAACCTATAAAAATTTCAATTTGAGTTTTTTGATTTTCGGACGATTTGGCGGAGTGGGAGTATCTGCTACTCAGGCTATGCTGGATGCCTACGGTGTGTCGCAGACCACTGCTGAGGCACGGGATCGCGGATATGTATTGGTCAATGGTGCTCCTTATCCGAATGTAGAACAATATTATACACAAATGGGGAGTGGAACGAATGGAGTATTAGCATATTATGTATATAGTGCGACGAATATACGTCTTAGAGAACTGGCATTTGGTTACACTATTCCGAAGCGATTTCTAGGAAAATGGATAAAGAGTCTAAATGCATCAGTAATTGGTAATAATCTGTTTTTGTTCTATAACAAGGCACCGTTTGATCCGGAAAGTACACCCTCATCAGGCACATACTTTCAGGGGTTAGACTATTTCAGACAACCTAGTCTAAGAAGCTTTGGGTTTAGTATTAAGGCACAATTTTAA
- a CDS encoding DUF1735 and LamG domain-containing protein, translating to MMNTLYYNIRISYRWFLLLCTTCLSLASCKQDADVSNVIFIRQTVNSPVVPLAMDGGQGESILTIGSSYTMDIDEEVTIAAVGQDYLDNFNRQNFTEYKLVPVSAVTFSSQSVTIASGTALGKENITVNVKEWPGYIEGTQYVVPVQIKPQKYGVLSGSDVALLLVTKTIVGAAAQNANLTIPVSIFGPDAEGKTYDKFTFEGRFNMTKSLGVAGNWRSDIFNGCGLQFLVFSDGKIDIRFPDARFMTSTVTATLNTWYHYAITYTDGVATLYINGQLVGQIPYAGLKLSDCAITPYATGTGATVSEVRIWKTLRTPRQMRSFVCAVDPSDPNLVGYWKLNEGSGNKVMDSSAKGQHLTSETNITWVSGVRCPN from the coding sequence ATGATGAATACATTATATTATAATATAAGAATTAGTTATCGTTGGTTTCTTTTGCTCTGTACCACATGCTTATCGTTAGCCAGCTGTAAGCAAGATGCAGATGTAAGTAACGTTATTTTTATACGACAAACGGTGAATAGTCCTGTCGTTCCACTGGCTATGGATGGTGGTCAGGGAGAGTCAATTCTGACAATTGGCTCTTCTTATACAATGGATATAGATGAGGAGGTGACTATTGCTGCTGTAGGGCAGGACTATCTGGACAATTTTAATCGTCAGAATTTTACTGAATATAAATTAGTACCTGTTTCTGCAGTTACATTTTCCAGTCAATCGGTGACTATTGCCAGCGGTACCGCTCTTGGAAAGGAGAATATTACAGTGAATGTCAAGGAGTGGCCGGGTTATATTGAAGGGACACAATACGTTGTCCCTGTCCAGATTAAACCTCAAAAATACGGAGTTCTATCCGGTTCAGATGTTGCTCTGCTATTGGTAACCAAGACGATTGTCGGGGCAGCTGCTCAAAATGCCAATCTAACCATTCCCGTGTCAATTTTTGGTCCGGACGCAGAAGGAAAAACCTATGACAAATTTACTTTTGAAGGACGTTTTAATATGACTAAATCCTTAGGAGTAGCGGGAAACTGGCGTTCCGATATTTTCAATGGTTGCGGACTTCAGTTTCTGGTTTTTAGTGATGGAAAGATAGATATTCGTTTTCCAGATGCCAGATTTATGACATCAACGGTAACAGCAACGCTTAATACCTGGTATCATTATGCTATTACCTATACAGATGGTGTGGCTACTCTATATATTAATGGTCAACTTGTTGGACAGATTCCTTATGCGGGGCTAAAACTTAGCGATTGTGCAATAACTCCTTATGCAACAGGCACAGGTGCAACAGTGAGTGAAGTCCGCATATGGAAAACACTACGTACACCCCGGCAAATGCGTTCGTTTGTCTGTGCAGTAGATCCTTCGGATCCCAATTTGGTAGGCTATTGGAAACTTAATGAAGGAAGTGGAAACAAGGTTATGGATAGTTCAGCTAAGGGGCAGCATCTAACTTCTGAAACCAATATTACCTGGGTGTCAGGAGTACGTTGTCCTAATTAG
- a CDS encoding RCC1 domain-containing protein, with amino-acid sequence MQYLNKKWTLGIILAVTMLSCSKKDVIDDGGKEPEVEIPQNYWKSISNGQSHSLALSTDGGIYVWGDNSDGQLGTGNKEAVAKPIILTGSQKWSQARTGYSHSLAIAADGTLWAWGANTEGQLGLGNFGEAVTIPTKVGADTDWSSIAVGGDYSLALKKDGTLWSWGNHQSGRIGNGQTSGRTTAPTKVGSANDWVKIFAWNNWGCGFAIKKDGTLWAWGTSQNYMLGTGTTANQLTPVEVGKGKKWKTVSYARSRNTLAIAEDGTMWAVGRNNKNLLQQGNSTAQENWVQVGKDNDWEDVSIFNLSVLAVKKNGDLYGWGTNTYGELGTGKINKSSTDEESVNEITKISGVSGAKEVLLGFNFSLIRKENNKSICIAGSNLGAFPSLGTGNAASAPILTHGCDITLF; translated from the coding sequence ATGCAATACCTAAACAAGAAATGGACGCTTGGAATTATCCTGGCGGTGACTATGCTGTCATGCAGCAAAAAAGATGTTATTGATGACGGAGGTAAGGAGCCTGAAGTAGAAATTCCTCAGAATTACTGGAAATCAATTTCTAACGGACAATCCCACAGTCTGGCGTTAAGTACTGACGGGGGCATTTATGTCTGGGGAGATAATTCAGATGGTCAGCTTGGAACCGGTAATAAGGAAGCCGTAGCCAAACCAATTATACTGACCGGATCTCAAAAATGGAGTCAGGCACGCACAGGGTATAGCCATAGTCTGGCAATAGCGGCAGATGGCACGCTTTGGGCATGGGGAGCAAATACGGAAGGGCAGCTTGGGCTGGGTAACTTTGGCGAAGCTGTGACCATACCGACTAAAGTAGGTGCAGATACAGACTGGTCTTCCATAGCTGTAGGAGGTGATTATAGTCTCGCTTTGAAGAAAGATGGTACATTATGGTCCTGGGGTAATCATCAGAGCGGACGTATAGGAAACGGACAGACATCCGGAAGAACTACAGCACCAACAAAAGTCGGCTCTGCCAATGACTGGGTGAAAATATTTGCCTGGAACAACTGGGGATGCGGATTTGCAATCAAGAAAGACGGCACACTATGGGCGTGGGGAACCAGTCAGAATTATATGCTGGGAACAGGTACTACGGCAAACCAGCTGACTCCTGTAGAAGTCGGTAAAGGAAAAAAATGGAAGACGGTCTCTTATGCAAGAAGTCGCAATACGCTTGCTATTGCTGAAGATGGTACAATGTGGGCCGTAGGACGTAATAATAAAAACCTGTTGCAACAGGGGAATTCTACAGCTCAGGAAAATTGGGTACAAGTAGGTAAAGACAACGATTGGGAGGATGTATCTATCTTTAATCTCAGTGTATTGGCTGTTAAAAAGAATGGTGATCTGTATGGTTGGGGTACGAATACTTACGGCGAACTGGGAACAGGTAAGATCAACAAAAGCTCTACAGACGAAGAATCTGTTAATGAAATTACGAAGATCTCAGGAGTAAGCGGAGCAAAAGAAGTCCTGTTGGGATTTAACTTTTCTCTGATTCGAAAAGAGAATAACAAAAGTATCTGTATTGCCGGATCCAATTTGGGTGCATTCCCATCTTTAGGGACAGGAAATGCAGCTTCAGCTCCTATATTGACACACGGTTGCGATATCACATTGTTTTAA
- a CDS encoding RagB/SusD family nutrient uptake outer membrane protein, translated as MIVNLCSCTKNFEKYNTDPNALPANKINNDNVYLGGFFKQMEESVFPVGGTGTNAANSYQLVENLVGDIFGGYHGMANRWNAAGDNTTYNFNAVGWNSAPFNLYYTNIVRNYDTIARYAAKNPDILAVAKIIKVQAAHRTVDMFGPIPYFDTRTVLGRLGSPYDPVDKIYLSFFKDLDSAILVLKPFAENGAKPLRYFDAVYRGDYRQWIRFANSLKLRLAMRMAYVDANNARKFAEEAVQDSYGVITENIDNATMQGVEGMTYNNPLQTLSEAYKETRLSAVMESFLTGYSDPRLPRLFRPSTRPADPAGRFRGIRLGINMPDNTLYQPFSEVRSDFNVIWMSAAEVSFLKAEAAMRGWSMGGTAQSLYETGIRQSFSQWGVSGADQYLQNADRRPATYQDPVGGNSVGAGSSLLATITIRWEENANAEQKLERIMTQKWIAMYPNGQEAWSEFRRTGYPRLFPVVVNQSGSTVNTSIQVRRLPYPASEYEFNRTNLAQGITFLGGPDNGGTRLWWDRK; from the coding sequence ATGATTGTAAACCTTTGTTCCTGTACAAAGAATTTTGAAAAGTACAATACAGATCCTAATGCTTTACCTGCAAACAAGATCAACAATGACAATGTGTACCTGGGAGGTTTTTTCAAACAAATGGAAGAAAGTGTATTCCCTGTTGGTGGAACAGGTACAAATGCTGCAAATTCCTATCAATTAGTGGAAAATCTGGTAGGCGATATTTTCGGAGGTTATCATGGTATGGCTAACCGCTGGAATGCTGCGGGAGATAATACTACCTATAATTTTAATGCAGTAGGGTGGAATAGTGCTCCTTTCAATTTGTATTATACCAATATTGTACGTAATTATGACACCATTGCACGTTATGCTGCTAAAAATCCAGATATTCTTGCTGTAGCTAAGATCATAAAAGTTCAGGCTGCCCATCGCACCGTTGATATGTTTGGACCTATACCTTATTTTGATACCCGAACTGTTCTTGGAAGGCTGGGCTCTCCATATGATCCTGTAGACAAGATTTATCTTTCTTTTTTTAAAGATCTGGATTCGGCCATTTTGGTATTAAAACCTTTTGCTGAAAATGGAGCTAAGCCGTTACGTTATTTCGATGCTGTTTATAGAGGCGATTACCGGCAATGGATTCGATTTGCCAATTCACTTAAACTTAGACTGGCAATGCGTATGGCCTATGTTGATGCGAATAATGCCAGAAAATTTGCAGAAGAAGCTGTGCAGGATTCCTATGGTGTTATAACCGAAAATATAGATAATGCGACTATGCAGGGTGTAGAAGGCATGACCTATAACAATCCGCTCCAGACATTGTCAGAAGCGTATAAAGAAACACGGCTCAGTGCTGTAATGGAATCTTTTCTGACTGGTTATTCGGATCCCAGACTTCCCCGTCTCTTCAGACCGTCTACCCGCCCAGCTGATCCTGCAGGCCGGTTCAGGGGTATCCGTTTAGGAATAAACATGCCTGATAACACCCTTTATCAACCCTTCTCTGAAGTGAGATCGGATTTCAATGTAATCTGGATGTCGGCTGCTGAAGTTTCATTTCTAAAAGCAGAAGCAGCTATGAGAGGCTGGAGTATGGGAGGGACGGCGCAGTCTCTGTATGAGACTGGAATACGTCAATCTTTTTCTCAATGGGGAGTTAGTGGAGCAGATCAATATCTTCAAAATGCTGATCGTCGCCCTGCAACTTATCAGGATCCTGTGGGCGGAAACAGTGTGGGTGCCGGATCTTCTCTTCTCGCAACTATTACAATCCGTTGGGAAGAGAATGCAAATGCAGAGCAAAAACTTGAGCGTATTATGACTCAAAAATGGATCGCAATGTATCCGAATGGGCAGGAAGCCTGGAGTGAATTTAGAAGAACTGGTTACCCAAGGTTGTTTCCTGTAGTTGTAAATCAGAGTGGTAGTACTGTAAATACCAGCATACAGGTGAGGCGACTACCTTATCCGGCATCAGAATATGAGTTCAACAGAACCAATTTAGCACAGGGTATTACTTTTCTGGGCGGACCGGATAACGGAGGAACACGACTTTGGTGGGACCGCAAGTAG
- a CDS encoding FecR family protein translates to MKESEKLLLKYLNGDVTPQQQAIVEKWYADLNVPDSSGFTDLEKQQQLDMIRKHLPGNKPRQVKIWPRIVAAASVLLIIAGGIFYYNRTFHADQSNLLTHNSDIPPGHTGATLTLANGKQIVLSAAGEGQIAEEAGMRVTKTADGQIMYEILEAKATSDKTNTLSTANGQTYVLTLPDQTKIWLNAASSLTYNTTLYSEGKRQVQLQGEAYFEVAKDPKYPFIVKSGSQSVEVLGTHFNINSYADEEAISTTLIEGSVRVAEGERKRILKPGQQAVNTGTAMTVQTVDTESTVDWKDGDFVLNHVDFKTAMRKIARWYDVEVIYDPNVPADIEAGGWISRKNNLSAILKLIESSGLVHFKVEGRKVYVSK, encoded by the coding sequence ATGAAAGAATCAGAAAAACTGCTGCTTAAGTATTTAAATGGAGATGTTACTCCTCAACAACAGGCCATTGTTGAAAAATGGTATGCTGATTTAAACGTTCCGGATAGTTCGGGTTTTACCGATCTGGAAAAACAGCAACAATTAGACATGATCAGAAAGCACCTTCCCGGAAATAAACCAAGACAGGTAAAGATTTGGCCTCGTATTGTGGCTGCAGCTTCTGTACTGTTGATAATTGCAGGAGGCATTTTTTATTATAACCGTACCTTTCATGCTGATCAGAGTAATTTACTTACACATAATTCCGATATTCCTCCCGGACATACAGGAGCTACACTCACTCTTGCCAATGGTAAACAGATTGTACTCTCCGCTGCCGGAGAAGGTCAGATTGCAGAGGAAGCAGGAATGCGGGTAACTAAAACAGCGGATGGTCAGATCATGTATGAGATTCTTGAAGCAAAAGCCACATCTGATAAGACGAATACCTTATCTACCGCTAACGGACAAACCTATGTACTGACCTTGCCTGATCAGACAAAGATATGGCTTAATGCAGCATCCAGTCTTACTTATAATACAACCCTTTACAGCGAAGGCAAGCGACAGGTACAACTTCAGGGGGAAGCATATTTTGAAGTAGCTAAAGATCCCAAATATCCATTTATTGTAAAATCAGGGAGCCAGTCAGTAGAGGTACTGGGTACGCATTTCAATATCAATAGCTATGCAGATGAAGAAGCGATAAGCACCACTTTGATAGAAGGATCCGTACGTGTAGCAGAAGGTGAAAGAAAACGAATATTAAAACCCGGGCAACAAGCTGTTAATACAGGTACTGCTATGACAGTGCAAACAGTAGATACGGAAAGTACTGTAGACTGGAAAGATGGAGACTTTGTCCTGAATCATGTGGATTTTAAGACAGCTATGCGAAAAATTGCAAGGTGGTATGATGTAGAGGTGATATATGATCCGAATGTACCGGCAGATATAGAAGCTGGTGGATGGATTTCCAGAAAAAACAATTTGTCCGCTATTCTAAAATTAATTGAGTCATCGGGACTCGTTCATTTTAAAGTGGAAGGCCGTAAAGTATACGTTTCAAAATAA
- a CDS encoding RNA polymerase sigma factor, translating to MRPYSKHTESELMALMIAGDHNAYLEIYDRYKTPLQQHAWKKLGHAQDVQDVIQDMFAELWIRREVLQLTTGLANYLFTAIRNRSLNLIYKRRKETPYLDSLEEFIREGHYLTDLQIREKEFRELIEKEIGSLPPRMQEVFRMSREEGLSHKQIALRLGTSEHTIAKQMTNVLKVLRKKLGRFYFVIFLII from the coding sequence ATGCGACCTTATTCCAAACATACTGAATCAGAACTGATGGCTTTAATGATTGCCGGAGATCATAATGCTTATCTTGAAATTTATGACCGGTATAAAACACCTTTACAACAGCATGCCTGGAAGAAACTGGGGCACGCGCAGGATGTACAGGATGTGATTCAGGATATGTTTGCAGAATTATGGATCAGAAGAGAGGTACTGCAATTAACTACCGGACTTGCCAACTATCTTTTTACTGCAATTCGAAACCGCTCTTTAAATCTGATTTATAAAAGACGCAAAGAGACTCCTTATCTGGATTCTCTGGAAGAATTTATACGTGAAGGACATTATTTAACTGATCTGCAGATTCGGGAGAAAGAATTCAGAGAACTTATTGAAAAGGAAATCGGTAGTTTGCCTCCACGAATGCAGGAAGTGTTTCGCATGAGCCGTGAAGAAGGCTTGTCTCATAAGCAGATAGCATTGCGTCTCGGAACTTCTGAGCATACTATTGCCAAGCAAATGACCAATGTGCTCAAAGTTCTTCGAAAAAAACTAGGTCGTTTTTATTTTGTTATCTTTTTGATTATCTGA